GCAGTTGCAAGGCCTGCTGTTTCTGAATGTCTCCCCGGAGTCGCTGCTGGAGCCGGACTACCCGTCCGGCCAACCCCTGAAACTGCTCGAGCAGGTCGGCCTGGCGCCCAGCCGGGTGGTGATCGAGCTGACCGAACATACCCCGACCGACGACTTCCAGTTGCTCTCCAATGCCCTGCACCACTACCGTGACATGGGCTTTTCGATCGCCATCGACGACCTCGGGGCAGGCTATTCCAGCTTGCGCCTGTGGTCGGAACTGCGCCCGGAATATGTGAAGATCGACCGCCATTTCATCGACGGCATTCACCGCGACCCGCTCAAGCGCGAATTCGTCGGTTCGATCCTGCAGATCGCCCGGGCATCGAAGGCGCAGGTGATTGCCGAAGGCATCGAGTTGGCCGAGGAGCTGGCGGTGCTGGTCGATATGGGTGTGGACCTGGTGCAGGGCTATTTGCTGGGGCGGCCGCAGGAGTTGGGGGTGCGCGAAAGTCGGGGACTACCGGTGTCGACGAGCGTACGGCTGGCCGAACAGCCTACGGTGCAGCTGAATGCCACGATCGGGCAACTGCTGGAATTGTTCGGTCGCCACCAGCACCTGGATGCTTTGCAAGTGGTGGATAGCGAAGGCAGGGCTTGTGGGCTGATTCACAGGTATGCACTGCCTGTGCCGGCGATAGGGCCGGCACAGGCAACCCGTCAGGCTGTTTCGGGATAGCTGTATTCGAATACCCGAACGACCTCGGAGGCATGCCAGGAGGCCGCCTCCATGCCGTCGACCGGCCCGGAAAAGCGCCCCAGGCGCTCCACGCATTCGAAAAAGCCGGTACGCGGCAAGCGGCTGGCACCCTGGCTGATGACCAGCGAGCTGCGCAATGGCTGTTCGGCGCGGGCATCCAGTACTGCCAGGTACTCCAGCGCGGCGGTCAGCGTCTGCATGGCCGGGCTAGGCAATTGCAAGCGTTCGATCAGTGCACGGTAAGTCAGCAGGTGACGTTGACGACGGGCCAGGTCAAGCTCGCCCAGCAGGTTATCCCAGTGCTGACGGCTGATCCTGACCTGGCTCATGATGGTTCGCTCCAGCCAGCCACGCCCAGGTGCCAGGCCAGGGCGCGGCGGATGGCTGCGTCCGGCTGGCGCTCGCCCGCTTCGATCATGGCCAGGTAAGCCGGGCTTACGCCCACATTACGCGCCAGTTGCTCGGGCGCGATGCCCTTGGCCTGGCGAATCTGCGCAACCTCACTGAATGCCGGCAGTGGTGCATTGGCAGCGGCGCTGCCCACATCATTCGCAGCCACCTCGGCAGGCGCCTGCCCCGCGGCCTTGAGCAACGCCTGGTATTGCTCCCAGGGAACCACGGCGTACTCGGGTTGACCGTCCCGGCTGATGACCTGAATACCCATTACAAACCCCTCTAGAAAGGATTACAGCGTGTAATCCGTGCAGCCTGCCTAGCAAGAGGGCTTCGGCAACTATCAATTGGCCTATGCTCCGATCCTGCCTCTCGCTACGCCGATGATGGCCAATAGCGAACGGCAATCGGGCTGCTCCCCTTCTGTTATATCTCATTGTAAGAGATTTCTGGCGTCAGCGCTTCGATAGCGGGAGATGGGCAAGGCAACAGGGGCCAGTTGTTGGAGGTGTCATCACGGTCGGCTACAATACTACTCAATGACATCAGGGTGCCCACCTATGGAAAAGCTAAGCCTGCGCGCCAAAAAAGCTTGGTTCGCCAAGAACCGCAAAGCGAACTTCGAGCATAGCCTGCGCCTTGAAGGGTTCTCGGTCCCAGCGAATGATGGCGACGCTAAACTGCCTAACCGTGCTGCCGCGCGCGAAGCTGTACGGCAAGTCAAGGCTTGAGTGTCGATAAATACGGCGTCAATCAGGACCCGGCCTGCTACCCGGGTACCGATGTCCTGATAAATCTCCTCAACCTGCAAGATGCTGACGATTTGGCCGAGGCTGAGCGTTACCTGACTCAGACCGCTGCGGCACAGCTGGAGTTTATCCAGCCGCCCTACGATATCGACACTCTGAAACAAATCCATCGCCATCTTTTTTGCCACGTGTACAGCTGGGCTGGAGAAATCCGCACGGTCAAGATAAGCAAAGGCGAGAGCCAGTTCTGTGTGCCTGAACGCATCGAGCCCGAAGCCGCAAAGGAGTTTCGAAAGATGGCGCATGCGGGGTGGTTCGAGGGCTACCCTCGCCATTCGCTAGTGGTTGCGGTTGCTGAATCCTATGGGACACTGAACGTGGCCCACCCGTTTCGCGAAGGTAACGGGCGGACTCAGCGCATCCTTTTCGAGTGGCTGATTGTGAACGCAGGCTTTGAAATCACATGGGGGATGGTTGATCAGCAAGAGTGGATCGAGGCGAACATCAGGTCTTGCCAAGGTGATGACAGCCACCTCGAACACGTATTTAGCCGTTGTATCGGGGCGCCGATCCAGGAAGGCGATGACAACTGCCTATGAAGCCAAGGGATCACCAATCCTGATTACAGCCGGGAAAACGAAGGGCGCCGATCATGGCGCCCTATTCACTTGCGCAACAACAGCCCGCCAGCACCGTTCCCTGACGTAGCTCACCGCAGCAGTATCACCCACTCTGGAGATCTGTGAGGTTCAGCTCAGGCCGGTTTCACTGGGTTTTGCGCTCCAGCTGCAAGGCTTCCGGCGTGGCCGGCAGGCGTTCGACCACGCGCAACCGCTCCGGCGCCTGGCCGTCGCGCCAGGCCTTGAAGCGCGCCAGTTCCTCTGCCACGGTCTTCAGTACCCAACCCAGCACGGCGATGTCGTCGAGAAAGCCGGCGCCCAGCAGCCAGTCCGGGATGGCATCGATAGGGCTGACGAAATACAGCAGGCCGGCGACGATGGTCACCAGGGCCTTGGCACTGATGGCACGGTACTCACCACGCCACCAGGCCAGGCACAGCGACTGCAACAACTTTACATCTTCACGCAGTTGGCCAAGGCGCGGACCTTTGCGGGCTACCGCGAACAGCAGGGCCGGTAACCGGCCCCGGCTAAGCAGGCGCTCGGCCAAGGGCAGGAAACGGGCGAAATTCCAAGGTGCGCTCATGGAGCCTCCAGGCGGGTAGGGTTATCCACATTTATTGTGGATAACCTTGTGAACAGGGCGACGTTTCCGACCGCAGGTGCCTGCCAGGCAAGGGCCCCGGTCAGATCGGGCGTTTTTTACACAGTGGTTTCACACCCTGTGTACGGTGCACCGCAAACGGTGTGCAGTCGAAGCATGCTGCTTCTTCGGGCAACAATTTCTCGGACAGTATCAGCAGGTGCAGGTTCGTCCAAGCACCCGGCACCAACGAAAACGCCCCGTCGAGACGGGGCGTTTTGCGCAGAACCAGCCAGTATTACTTGGCAGGAGCTTCGGCGGGGGCTTCGGCAGGAGCTTCGACGCCCGGCTCGGCGCCTTGCAGCTGGGCCGGGTCCTTGATGGCGATCAGTTCCAGGTCGAATACCAGCACCGAGTTGGCCGGGATCAGCGGGCTTGGGCTTTGTGCGCCGTAGGCCAGTTCCGCCGGGATGAACAGCTTGTATTTTTCGCCAACGTGCATCAGCTGCAGGCCTTCGACCCAACCCGGGATCACGCCGCTAACCGGCAGGTCGATCGGGCTGCCGCGCTCGACCGAGCTGTCGAACACCTTGCCATCGATCAGTTTGCCTTCATAGTGCACCGTGACTACGTCGGTCGGCTTGGGCTGCGGGCCGTCAGCCTTCTTGATCACTTCATACTGCAAGCCCGAGGCAGTGGTGACCACACCTGGCTTCTTGGCGTTTTCCTCGAGGAATTTCTTGCCGGCAGAGGCGGCTTCTTCGCTGGCCTTGGCCAGGCGTTCTTCTGCGCGCTTCTGCAATGCGGTGAAAGCCTCTACCAGCTCTTCATCCTTGATGCGCTGTTCTTTCTTGCCGACGGCGTCTTCGATGCCAAGGGCAACAGCTTTCGAATCAAGGTCTTCCATGCCTTCCTGAGCCAGGCTCTTGCCCATGTTCAAGCCGATACCGTAGGAGGCTTTCTGCGCCGGAGTCTTCAGCTCGGGGCTGCTGGTCTGTTGATCACAGCCAGCCAGTACCAGGCCTACCAGGGCAACCGCAGCCGCCAAACGATGCTGTTTCATGTGATTTCCTTGTTCATGCGCCATAAGGGCAATCAGGGTAAAGCCGCGAGCTTATCAGGCGTCCCCAACCGATGGCTACCGGCATAAGAGCGGACAGACATGGATTAGTTCCACAGCCTTGAACGCAGCACAGAGGCCATGATTGGATGCGAAAGATGCATCGTTACCTGTTCAGTCGAACAAGATATACCATAACGCCATCATCCGCCGCGGCCAGGCTATCAGGAACAGGCTTCAGCGATGCCTGATGAGATGGGGATGGGATGGTGCAGTAACCTTCGGGGATTACTGGCTGGGCTACTCCGCCAAGACCGACCAAACTGCTGCCCATGCCCATGTCGCCATCCGGCTGTGCATTGGCCTGCGCCATGTATATCCGTGGCGTTCGGCAACCGCACCCTCACGGCGTCGGAGGTATTGATCGGGCCCGCTGTCGACCATCGCTCGCTGCCCAACCCAGGCTGGCCTGTGGCCAGCCCACGCTTGCGCTTTCTCGCCATGCGGCAGATGGGCCTGCCCCTGTCGCAATGGATTATCCGGCGGAAGCTCGAACAGGCGCGCAATGCCCTGGCCCACGGCGCCAGCCTCAGCGATGCCGCGCTCACCGATGGTTTCGCTGACCAGGCCCACCTG
Above is a genomic segment from Pseudomonas oryzicola containing:
- a CDS encoding EAL domain-containing protein, which produces MTVAEQLSALSAILAQRSIHSLFQPIMRLSEQRVFGHEALSRGPSNSPLHAPLNLFTIARQAGCLTELEAACRESACRRFSEQQLQGLLFLNVSPESLLEPDYPSGQPLKLLEQVGLAPSRVVIELTEHTPTDDFQLLSNALHHYRDMGFSIAIDDLGAGYSSLRLWSELRPEYVKIDRHFIDGIHRDPLKREFVGSILQIARASKAQVIAEGIELAEELAVLVDMGVDLVQGYLLGRPQELGVRESRGLPVSTSVRLAEQPTVQLNATIGQLLELFGRHQHLDALQVVDSEGRACGLIHRYALPVPAIGPAQATRQAVSG
- a CDS encoding helix-turn-helix domain-containing protein, giving the protein MGIQVISRDGQPEYAVVPWEQYQALLKAAGQAPAEVAANDVGSAAANAPLPAFSEVAQIRQAKGIAPEQLARNVGVSPAYLAMIEAGERQPDAAIRRALAWHLGVAGWSEPS
- a CDS encoding YhfG family protein — protein: MEKLSLRAKKAWFAKNRKANFEHSLRLEGFSVPANDGDAKLPNRAAAREAVRQVKA
- a CDS encoding Fic/DOC family protein — encoded protein: MSVDKYGVNQDPACYPGTDVLINLLNLQDADDLAEAERYLTQTAAAQLEFIQPPYDIDTLKQIHRHLFCHVYSWAGEIRTVKISKGESQFCVPERIEPEAAKEFRKMAHAGWFEGYPRHSLVVAVAESYGTLNVAHPFREGNGRTQRILFEWLIVNAGFEITWGMVDQQEWIEANIRSCQGDDSHLEHVFSRCIGAPIQEGDDNCL
- a CDS encoding YkvA family protein; translated protein: MSAPWNFARFLPLAERLLSRGRLPALLFAVARKGPRLGQLREDVKLLQSLCLAWWRGEYRAISAKALVTIVAGLLYFVSPIDAIPDWLLGAGFLDDIAVLGWVLKTVAEELARFKAWRDGQAPERLRVVERLPATPEALQLERKTQ
- a CDS encoding FKBP-type peptidyl-prolyl cis-trans isomerase, encoding MKQHRLAAAVALVGLVLAGCDQQTSSPELKTPAQKASYGIGLNMGKSLAQEGMEDLDSKAVALGIEDAVGKKEQRIKDEELVEAFTALQKRAEERLAKASEEAASAGKKFLEENAKKPGVVTTASGLQYEVIKKADGPQPKPTDVVTVHYEGKLIDGKVFDSSVERGSPIDLPVSGVIPGWVEGLQLMHVGEKYKLFIPAELAYGAQSPSPLIPANSVLVFDLELIAIKDPAQLQGAEPGVEAPAEAPAEAPAK
- a CDS encoding helix-turn-helix domain-containing protein, yielding MAFGNRTLTASEVLIGPAVDHRSLPNPGWPVASPRLRFLAMRQMGLPLSQWIIRRKLEQARNALAHGASLSDAALTDGFADQAHLTRSSACHPAVLPGCYAPRVHC